From the Vibrio alginolyticus NBRC 15630 = ATCC 17749 genome, one window contains:
- the nagE gene encoding N-acetylglucosamine-specific PTS transporter subunit IIBC, whose protein sequence is MNILGYFQKVGKALMVPVATLPAAAILMGIGYWIDPNGWGANSALAAFLIKAGAAIIDNMSVLFAVGVAYGMSKDKDGAAALSGFVGFLVVTTLLAPGAVSQIQGIDPSEVPAAFGKINNQFVGILVGIVSAELYNRFSHVELHKALAFFSGKRLVPILTSFAGIVIAFILMYVWPSVYGGLVSFGESIQGMGEAGAGVYAFFNRLLIPVGLHHALNSVFWFDVAGINDIPNFLGGAKSLAEGTATVGVTGMYQAGFFPIMMFGLPGAALAMYHTAKSKNKEKVASIMIAAAFASFFTGVTEPLEFAFMFLAPGLYVLHAALTGLSVYIAASMQWIAGFGFSAGLVDLVLSTRNPLAVNWYMLIVQGLGFFAVYYFVFRTVIVKFGLKTPGREDDEEASSNVAGSSNSSELARQYLKALGGHDNLSSIDACITRLRLSVKDMSVINEKTLKDLGAMGVVKLGTNNLQVILGPLAEIVAGEMKNVSKDEDLSGVQLPA, encoded by the coding sequence GTGAACATTCTCGGATACTTCCAGAAGGTGGGTAAGGCGCTTATGGTGCCGGTTGCCACACTTCCTGCAGCAGCAATACTCATGGGTATTGGCTACTGGATCGACCCAAATGGCTGGGGCGCAAACAGTGCACTTGCTGCATTTCTTATTAAAGCTGGTGCAGCGATCATTGACAACATGTCAGTATTGTTCGCTGTTGGTGTTGCTTATGGAATGTCTAAAGACAAAGATGGCGCCGCTGCACTTTCAGGCTTCGTGGGCTTCTTAGTTGTCACAACGCTTTTGGCCCCTGGTGCAGTATCACAAATTCAAGGCATTGACCCAAGTGAAGTACCTGCTGCATTTGGTAAAATCAATAACCAGTTCGTCGGTATCTTGGTTGGTATTGTTTCTGCTGAGTTGTACAACCGTTTTTCTCACGTAGAGCTGCACAAAGCACTGGCGTTTTTCTCTGGCAAGCGTCTTGTACCTATCCTAACGTCTTTTGCTGGTATCGTTATTGCGTTCATCCTGATGTACGTTTGGCCATCAGTTTACGGCGGTCTGGTAAGTTTTGGTGAAAGCATTCAAGGTATGGGTGAAGCAGGTGCAGGTGTTTACGCATTCTTCAACCGTCTTCTAATTCCTGTTGGTCTGCACCATGCACTAAACTCAGTGTTCTGGTTTGATGTCGCTGGTATTAATGACATTCCAAACTTCCTTGGCGGTGCGAAATCATTAGCTGAAGGCACGGCAACGGTAGGTGTTACGGGGATGTACCAAGCGGGCTTCTTCCCAATCATGATGTTTGGTTTACCAGGCGCTGCTCTAGCGATGTACCATACTGCGAAATCAAAGAATAAAGAGAAAGTGGCATCTATCATGATTGCAGCTGCGTTTGCTTCATTCTTTACAGGTGTAACAGAACCACTTGAATTTGCATTCATGTTCCTTGCTCCAGGACTGTACGTTCTTCACGCAGCGCTGACTGGTCTATCAGTTTATATCGCGGCATCAATGCAGTGGATTGCAGGTTTCGGTTTCTCTGCTGGTTTAGTCGACTTAGTATTGTCGACTCGTAACCCGCTAGCGGTAAACTGGTACATGCTCATTGTACAAGGTCTTGGTTTCTTTGCGGTTTACTACTTCGTGTTCCGTACCGTGATTGTTAAGTTTGGCCTTAAAACACCGGGACGTGAAGATGATGAAGAAGCTTCATCTAACGTGGCTGGATCAAGCAATTCTTCAGAGCTTGCTCGTCAGTACTTGAAAGCACTTGGCGGTCATGACAACCTAAGTTCTATCGATGCCTGTATTACTCGTTTGCGCCTTTCTGTGAAAGATATGAGCGTTATCAATGAGAAAACTCTGAAAGATCTTGGAGCTATGGGAGTTGTGAAGCTAGGTACAAACAACCTACAAGTTATTCTTGGTCCACTAGCAGAGATTGTTGCTGGTGAGATGAAGAATGTATCTAAAGATGAAGACTTAAGTGGTGTTCAGCTACCAGCTTAA
- the glnS gene encoding glutamine--tRNA ligase: MSEADARPSNFIRQIIDKDLADGKHTSVHTRFPPEPNGYLHIGHAKSICLNFGIAQDYQGQCNLRFDDTNPEKEDIEYVESIKKDVNWLGFEWSGEVCYSSNYFDKLYEYAIELINKGLAYVDELSPEQIREYRGTLKAPGKPSPYRDRSVEENLALFEKMRAGEFEEGKACLRAKIDMGSSFMVMRDPVLYRVRFATHHQTGDKWCIYPMYDFTHCISDALEGITHSICTLEFMDNRRLYDWVLDNITIESRPHQYEFSRLNLEYTVMSKRKLNQLVTEKLVNGWDDPRMPTVSGLRRRGFTPASIREFCKRIGVTKQENMIEFSSLESCIRDDLNENAPRAMAVLDPVKVVIENFEAGAVENLTVANHPNKPEMGVREVPFTRELWIEREDFREEANKKYKRLVLGKEVRLRGAYVIKAERVEKDAEGNITTIFCSYDADTLGKNPADGRKVKGVIHWVSADKALPAEIRLYDRLFTVPNPGAAEDFASTINPESLVVINGFVEPSLASAEAEKGYQFERMGYFCADSKDSSADNLVFNRTVGLRDTWAKIENQ, translated from the coding sequence ATGAGTGAAGCTGATGCTCGTCCATCAAACTTTATTCGCCAGATCATTGATAAAGATCTAGCGGATGGTAAACACACTAGCGTGCATACTCGATTCCCGCCGGAGCCAAATGGCTACCTGCATATCGGTCATGCTAAGTCTATCTGTTTGAACTTCGGTATTGCTCAGGACTACCAGGGTCAATGTAATCTGCGTTTCGACGATACAAACCCTGAAAAAGAAGACATCGAATACGTTGAGTCTATCAAGAAAGATGTAAACTGGTTGGGCTTTGAGTGGAGTGGTGAAGTATGTTACTCATCAAACTACTTCGATAAGCTTTACGAATATGCAATTGAATTGATTAACAAAGGCTTAGCGTACGTAGATGAGCTAAGTCCAGAGCAAATTCGTGAATACCGCGGCACACTAAAGGCGCCAGGTAAACCAAGTCCATACCGTGACCGTTCTGTTGAAGAGAACTTGGCGTTGTTTGAAAAAATGCGCGCTGGTGAATTTGAAGAAGGTAAAGCGTGTCTTCGTGCTAAAATCGACATGGGTTCTTCATTCATGGTCATGCGCGATCCAGTTTTATACCGTGTGCGTTTTGCTACGCACCACCAAACTGGTGATAAGTGGTGCATTTACCCAATGTACGACTTTACGCACTGTATTTCTGATGCATTAGAAGGCATTACGCACTCTATTTGTACGCTTGAATTCATGGATAACCGTCGTCTGTACGATTGGGTTCTAGACAACATCACGATCGAAAGCCGTCCACATCAATACGAGTTCAGTCGTTTAAACCTTGAATATACAGTGATGTCTAAGCGTAAGCTTAACCAGCTAGTTACTGAAAAACTGGTTAATGGTTGGGATGATCCACGTATGCCGACTGTCTCAGGTCTGCGTCGTCGTGGCTTCACACCTGCATCTATTCGTGAGTTTTGTAAGCGTATTGGTGTAACGAAGCAAGAAAATATGATCGAGTTTAGTTCATTAGAATCTTGTATTCGTGATGACCTAAACGAGAACGCTCCGCGTGCAATGGCTGTACTGGATCCTGTTAAAGTTGTTATCGAAAACTTTGAAGCAGGCGCAGTAGAAAACTTGACAGTTGCCAACCACCCAAATAAACCAGAAATGGGCGTGCGTGAAGTGCCATTCACGCGTGAATTGTGGATTGAGCGTGAAGACTTCCGTGAAGAAGCGAACAAAAAGTACAAGCGTTTAGTGCTAGGTAAAGAAGTTCGTTTACGTGGTGCTTACGTGATCAAAGCTGAGCGCGTTGAGAAAGATGCCGAAGGCAACATCACAACGATCTTCTGTTCTTACGATGCAGATACGCTAGGTAAAAACCCAGCAGATGGTCGTAAAGTGAAAGGCGTTATTCATTGGGTGTCAGCTGATAAAGCTCTTCCAGCGGAAATTCGCCTGTACGATCGTTTATTTACGGTGCCAAACCCAGGCGCAGCGGAAGATTTTGCTTCTACTATCAATCCTGAATCATTAGTTGTGATCAATGGCTTCGTCGAGCCTAGCCTAGCTTCTGCAGAAGCAGAAAAAGGTTACCAGTTTGAACGTATGGGTTACTTCTGTGCAGACTCGAAAGACTCTTCAGCAGATAATCTAGTATTCAACCGCACGGTTGGTCTACGTGATACCTGGGCAAAAATTGAGAATCAATAA
- the fcrX gene encoding ferric iron uptake transcriptional regulator FcrX, with product MSDNNQALKDAGLKVTLPRLKILEVLQQPDCQHISAEDLYKKLIDLGEEIGLATVYRVLNQFDDAGIVTRHHFEGGKSVFELSTQHHHDHLVCLDCGEVIEFSDDLIEERQKEIAAKYNVTLTNHSLYLYGKCSDGGCKDNPDAHKPKK from the coding sequence ATGTCAGATAATAATCAGGCGCTGAAGGATGCGGGTTTAAAAGTAACCCTTCCGAGGCTAAAAATTCTAGAAGTACTTCAGCAGCCAGACTGCCAGCACATCAGTGCTGAAGATTTGTACAAAAAGTTGATTGATCTAGGTGAAGAAATTGGCCTAGCAACTGTTTACCGAGTTCTAAACCAGTTCGACGATGCTGGTATTGTAACTCGTCACCACTTTGAAGGTGGAAAGTCAGTCTTCGAATTATCGACTCAACATCACCACGACCACCTAGTGTGCCTAGACTGTGGTGAGGTAATTGAATTTTCTGACGATCTTATTGAAGAACGTCAAAAAGAGATTGCAGCTAAGTACAATGTCACACTAACAAACCACAGCTTATACTTGTACGGCAAGTGTAGCGATGGTGGTTGTAAAGACAATCCAGATGCACACAAACCGAAAAAATAA
- a CDS encoding DUF4442 domain-containing protein has product MNRRLAKIYKPGIVKFALNIWPPFWGAGIKILHISQDFRTVKVRLKLRWWNKNANRTQYGGSIFSLTDPIYSLMLMGILREEYYVWDKEASINFIKPGQSDLFAEFEVTEGMLENIYQMTRNGEKCFPEFIIHVKDKQGNVVSEVQRKLYVRKKPQYREEEVLTDAV; this is encoded by the coding sequence ATGAATAGGCGACTAGCGAAGATATACAAACCAGGAATTGTAAAGTTCGCACTCAATATTTGGCCTCCTTTTTGGGGGGCGGGTATTAAAATCTTACATATTTCTCAAGACTTCCGTACTGTAAAGGTACGTTTAAAGCTTCGCTGGTGGAATAAAAATGCCAATCGCACCCAATATGGCGGCAGTATTTTCTCTTTAACTGATCCTATTTACTCGTTGATGCTGATGGGGATTCTACGAGAGGAATATTATGTGTGGGATAAAGAGGCAAGCATTAACTTTATTAAGCCGGGGCAAAGTGATTTGTTTGCAGAATTTGAGGTCACTGAAGGGATGCTGGAAAACATTTATCAAATGACACGGAATGGAGAAAAGTGTTTTCCTGAGTTTATTATTCATGTAAAAGATAAACAGGGGAATGTGGTTTCAGAGGTTCAACGCAAGCTTTATGTAAGAAAGAAACCTCAGTATCGCGAAGAGGAAGTACTTACCGATGCTGTGTGA
- the fldA gene encoding flavodoxin FldA: MASVGIFFGSDTGNTEAVAKMIQKQLGKHLVHVQDIAKSSKEDIDNFDLLLLGIPTWYYGEAQCDWDDFFPELEQIDFSTKLVAIFGCGDQEDYAEYFCDAMGTVRDIVESKGGTILGHTSTEGYEFEASKALVEGDESQFVGLCIDEDRQPELTDERVESWVKQIYEEMCLAELEG; this comes from the coding sequence ATGGCAAGTGTAGGTATCTTCTTCGGTAGCGACACAGGTAATACTGAAGCCGTTGCAAAGATGATTCAAAAGCAACTAGGTAAACATCTAGTTCACGTTCAAGACATCGCGAAAAGCAGCAAAGAAGACATTGATAACTTCGATCTTCTTCTTCTAGGTATCCCAACTTGGTACTACGGCGAAGCACAATGTGATTGGGATGACTTCTTCCCTGAGCTTGAGCAAATCGACTTCTCTACTAAGCTAGTGGCTATCTTTGGCTGTGGCGACCAAGAAGACTACGCAGAATACTTCTGTGACGCGATGGGCACAGTCCGTGATATCGTTGAATCTAAAGGCGGCACAATTCTTGGCCATACCTCGACAGAAGGCTACGAATTTGAAGCGTCTAAAGCACTTGTTGAAGGTGACGAAAGCCAATTCGTAGGTCTATGTATTGATGAAGACCGCCAACCAGAATTGACTGACGAGCGTGTTGAAAGCTGGGTTAAACAGATCTATGAAGAGATGTGTTTAGCGGAGCTAGAAGGCTAA
- a CDS encoding DUF2788 domain-containing protein, translating into MLYDYMDMLESIGLDLLFAAIFFFIGMAIKDVLKQGNVPVFGRRIVWLVLFLGCAGFIAKGVIQLTWEGSGLG; encoded by the coding sequence ATGCTTTACGACTATATGGATATGCTCGAGTCTATTGGGCTCGATCTTCTTTTTGCTGCTATCTTTTTTTTCATCGGGATGGCGATAAAAGATGTGCTAAAGCAAGGCAATGTACCTGTTTTTGGTCGTCGTATTGTGTGGTTAGTCCTTTTCCTAGGCTGTGCTGGCTTTATTGCAAAAGGTGTAATTCAGCTAACTTGGGAAGGCTCAGGGTTAGGTTAA
- a CDS encoding alpha/beta fold hydrolase — translation MSALLNYKQEGQGQTVVLIHGLFGSLSNLGLLARDLIKDHTVISIDLRNHGLSFHSEVHNYTDMAKDVAQLLQHLNVEPSIVIGHSMGGKVAMALVDIAPNVVKQLVVLDMAPVAYTTNRHDNVFNGLHAVINEKPANRQQAMDILAQHIELDGVRQFLSKSLYKNGDKMDWRFNVPSLFENYDQIIGWQEITPTDIPTLFIKGGDSDYLMPEHQPAVKRQFNHAKAHIIAGTGHWLHAEKPTEVMRVIRKYISS, via the coding sequence ATGTCAGCATTACTCAACTATAAGCAGGAAGGCCAAGGCCAAACAGTTGTTTTGATTCACGGATTGTTTGGTAGTTTAAGTAATCTGGGTCTACTCGCCCGCGATCTTATTAAAGATCACACGGTGATCAGTATTGATCTGAGAAATCACGGCCTCTCTTTCCACTCCGAAGTCCATAACTATACCGATATGGCAAAAGATGTGGCTCAGCTCCTTCAGCACTTAAACGTTGAGCCATCTATTGTTATTGGTCACTCCATGGGCGGAAAAGTCGCGATGGCTCTTGTGGACATTGCGCCAAATGTAGTCAAGCAGTTAGTCGTTCTCGACATGGCGCCTGTAGCCTACACTACGAACCGTCACGATAATGTTTTTAACGGCTTACATGCTGTTATTAATGAAAAACCAGCAAATCGACAGCAAGCCATGGATATCCTAGCTCAACATATTGAACTCGATGGTGTAAGACAATTTCTCTCTAAATCACTGTACAAAAATGGCGATAAGATGGATTGGCGGTTTAACGTACCGAGCCTTTTTGAGAATTATGACCAAATTATTGGCTGGCAAGAAATCACACCAACAGATATCCCAACTTTATTTATCAAAGGCGGCGACTCTGACTACTTAATGCCAGAACATCAGCCGGCAGTGAAGCGACAATTTAACCATGCTAAAGCACACATTATCGCTGGCACTGGTCACTGGTTACACGCCGAGAAACCGACAGAAGTAATGAGAGTCATTCGAAAATACATTTCGAGTTAA
- the seqA gene encoding replication initiation negative regulator SeqA, with amino-acid sequence MKTIEVDEDLYRYIASQTKHIGESASDILRRLLNLDGQLQEAKAAPVVEKPQGIVVSKDAGKTESVDVVKEMRSLLISDEFAGLKKAIDRFMLVLSTLHKLNPEGFAQATNVKGRKRVYFADNEETLLANGNTTKPKAIPGTPFWVITNNNTSRKRQMVEQVMAHMGFQPDLIEKVTGSI; translated from the coding sequence ATGAAAACAATTGAGGTTGATGAGGATCTATACCGTTATATAGCTAGTCAAACTAAGCATATCGGTGAAAGCGCCTCGGATATTTTGCGACGCCTTTTAAACCTTGATGGTCAGTTGCAGGAAGCTAAAGCCGCGCCTGTAGTAGAGAAGCCACAAGGGATTGTAGTAAGTAAAGATGCGGGTAAAACGGAATCTGTTGATGTAGTGAAAGAAATGCGTTCGCTGCTTATTTCTGATGAGTTTGCCGGTCTAAAAAAAGCGATTGATCGCTTTATGTTGGTATTATCGACCTTACATAAATTGAATCCAGAAGGTTTCGCCCAGGCTACGAATGTAAAAGGACGCAAACGCGTGTACTTTGCAGATAATGAAGAAACCTTGCTAGCAAACGGTAATACGACCAAGCCAAAAGCCATTCCTGGCACACCGTTTTGGGTTATCACGAATAACAATACAAGTCGTAAAAGACAGATGGTTGAACAAGTGATGGCACACATGGGGTTCCAACCTGACTTAATAGAAAAAGTAACAGGTTCAATCTAA
- the pgm gene encoding phosphoglucomutase (alpha-D-glucose-1,6-bisphosphate-dependent): protein MAMHPRAGQKAQQEDLHNIPALVANYFLLQPDAANAEHKVQFGTSGHRGTADKHTFNENHILAIAQAVAEVRAEQGTIGPLFVGKDTHALSEPAFSSVIEVLIANGVKVIVQQDNGYTPTPGISHAILTYNIKHDEKADGIVITPSHNPPQDGGIKYNPTHGGPAEAELTQAIEDRANELIAEGLQGVKRLPLAEAKASDLFVEMDLVKPYIDDLVNVIDMEAIQKANLKIGVDPLGGSGIDYWRQIGQAYNLDLTLVSESIDPSFQFMSLDKDGVVRMDCSSPYAMAGLLALKDEYDLAFGNDPDYDRHGIVTPKGLMNPNHFLAVCIDYLYRHRDEWGKDVAVGKTLVSSALIDRVVADLGRELCEVPVGFKWFVDGLYTGKFGFGGEESAGASFLRKDGTPWSTDKDGILLCLLAAEITAVTGKNPQDYYEELAAKHGESKYNRIQAVANGPQKDVLKKLSPEMVAAETLAGDEITARLTHAPGNGAAIGGLKVTTANGWFAARPSGTEDIYKIYCESFKGEEHLKQIEAEAQEIVNQVFAAAGL, encoded by the coding sequence ATGGCTATGCACCCTCGTGCTGGGCAAAAAGCGCAGCAGGAAGATCTTCACAATATCCCAGCACTCGTTGCTAACTACTTCTTACTTCAACCAGACGCGGCAAACGCAGAACACAAAGTTCAATTTGGTACTTCTGGCCACCGCGGTACTGCAGACAAGCACACTTTTAACGAAAACCACATTTTAGCGATCGCTCAAGCGGTAGCAGAAGTTCGTGCTGAGCAAGGCACAATTGGCCCGTTGTTTGTGGGTAAAGACACGCATGCGCTATCTGAGCCTGCTTTCTCAAGTGTGATTGAAGTACTGATTGCAAACGGTGTGAAAGTGATTGTCCAACAAGACAACGGTTACACGCCAACACCGGGTATTTCACACGCGATTCTGACTTACAACATCAAACACGATGAAAAAGCAGACGGTATCGTTATTACCCCATCACATAACCCACCACAAGACGGCGGTATCAAATACAATCCGACACATGGTGGTCCTGCAGAAGCTGAGTTGACTCAAGCTATCGAAGATCGTGCGAACGAATTGATTGCTGAAGGTTTACAAGGTGTTAAACGCCTACCACTAGCAGAAGCAAAAGCATCGGATCTGTTTGTAGAGATGGACTTGGTGAAGCCATACATTGATGACCTGGTGAACGTTATCGATATGGAAGCAATCCAAAAAGCGAACCTGAAGATTGGTGTAGATCCATTGGGTGGCAGCGGTATCGATTACTGGCGTCAAATTGGTCAGGCATACAACCTAGACCTAACGCTAGTAAGTGAATCTATCGATCCTTCTTTCCAATTCATGTCGCTAGATAAAGACGGCGTTGTGCGTATGGACTGTTCTTCTCCTTACGCAATGGCGGGTCTATTGGCACTGAAAGACGAATACGATTTAGCATTTGGTAACGATCCTGACTACGACCGTCACGGTATCGTTACGCCAAAAGGTTTGATGAACCCGAACCACTTCTTAGCCGTTTGTATTGACTACTTGTACCGTCATCGTGACGAGTGGGGTAAAGATGTCGCTGTTGGTAAAACACTAGTTTCAAGTGCGCTGATTGACCGTGTTGTTGCGGATCTAGGTCGTGAGCTATGTGAAGTGCCTGTTGGTTTCAAATGGTTTGTAGACGGTCTGTACACTGGTAAGTTTGGTTTCGGCGGCGAAGAAAGTGCTGGTGCGTCTTTCCTTCGTAAAGATGGCACGCCTTGGTCAACAGACAAAGATGGCATCTTGCTATGCCTTCTAGCAGCAGAGATCACTGCGGTAACGGGTAAGAACCCACAAGATTACTATGAAGAGCTAGCGGCGAAGCACGGTGAGTCGAAGTACAACCGTATTCAAGCTGTAGCAAATGGCCCACAAAAAGACGTATTGAAGAAGTTGTCACCAGAAATGGTTGCGGCTGAAACTCTAGCAGGTGATGAGATCACTGCTCGTCTAACGCATGCACCAGGCAATGGTGCTGCGATTGGTGGCCTTAAAGTAACGACAGCTAACGGTTGGTTCGCTGCTCGTCCATCAGGCACAGAGGACATCTACAAGATTTACTGTGAAAGCTTCAAAGGTGAAGAACATCTGAAACAAATCGAAGCTGAAGCACAAGAGATCGTTAATCAAGTGTTTGCAGCCGCTGGTTTGTAA
- a CDS encoding DUF1853 family protein has product MNQLQRFYQWIATSPPLFKLTPPFATLEDVSVKPLNSSEQYNGNPRLGFLYQHLCTAALSNSERYQIIAEEIQLNDAEGKTIGAVDLVLRNTESNQIEHWEVAIKFYLLYNGVWYGPNAHDQLHTKLNRMLTHQLKMSDRPEFQKIIPLNDAPQERLMMQGRLYINPFTPEPPPKECLGYELNPSQISGYWCYQSQWDLIGKPLYHLHKPCWAIGTDDFSQPIEKPLDRFIHAQTEDGQFWFVVPDSWPGDKAVRGT; this is encoded by the coding sequence ATGAACCAACTGCAACGCTTTTACCAATGGATCGCCACTTCACCTCCGCTTTTCAAGTTAACCCCTCCGTTTGCAACCTTAGAAGATGTCTCGGTCAAACCTTTGAATAGCTCAGAACAATACAATGGTAATCCGAGGCTGGGTTTTTTATATCAGCACCTATGCACTGCGGCTCTTTCTAATTCAGAACGATATCAGATTATTGCCGAAGAAATTCAGTTAAACGACGCGGAAGGTAAGACCATTGGTGCTGTCGATTTGGTGTTGCGGAATACAGAATCAAATCAAATAGAACACTGGGAAGTGGCGATTAAGTTTTATCTTCTTTATAACGGCGTTTGGTATGGTCCGAATGCTCACGACCAGCTGCATACAAAACTGAATAGAATGCTTACTCATCAATTGAAAATGAGCGATCGCCCGGAATTTCAAAAAATAATTCCGTTAAACGACGCCCCACAAGAGCGCCTAATGATGCAAGGACGACTCTATATCAATCCGTTTACTCCAGAGCCACCCCCTAAGGAGTGCTTGGGTTATGAATTAAATCCAAGTCAGATTAGTGGTTACTGGTGCTATCAAAGTCAATGGGATTTAATTGGTAAACCCCTTTATCATTTACATAAACCATGCTGGGCGATCGGTACAGACGATTTCTCTCAACCTATTGAAAAGCCTTTAGATCGATTCATACACGCACAAACGGAAGACGGTCAATTCTGGTTTGTGGTACCAGATTCATGGCCCGGAGATAAAGCGGTTCGGGGCACTTAA
- a CDS encoding Nif3-like dinuclear metal center hexameric protein — protein sequence MNNLKLEQILNDKLSPQLIKDYAPNGLQVEGKSAVKRVITGVTASQALIDKAIELNADALLVHHGYFWKGEPEPIRGMKGKRIRSLIKNDINLYGYHLPLDIHPELGNNAELARLLEIEVEGGLEGHPQSVAMFGRLKKPMSGVEFASKINQVLEREPLHIAPENTDKMIETVGWCTGGGQDFIELAVQHGLDAFISGEISERTTYTAREMDIHYFAAGHHATERYGVQALGKWLADEYGLHVEFIDIDNPV from the coding sequence ATGAATAACTTAAAGTTAGAACAGATTCTTAATGACAAACTGTCACCGCAGTTAATTAAAGATTACGCACCAAATGGGTTACAGGTAGAAGGGAAATCAGCGGTAAAGCGTGTTATCACTGGCGTAACCGCCTCTCAAGCCTTAATCGATAAAGCGATTGAGCTTAATGCAGACGCATTGCTTGTTCATCATGGCTATTTTTGGAAAGGTGAGCCTGAGCCAATTCGTGGCATGAAAGGTAAACGAATTCGTAGCCTGATCAAAAATGATATCAACTTATATGGTTATCACCTTCCTCTAGATATTCATCCAGAGCTAGGCAACAACGCTGAATTAGCTCGCTTACTTGAAATCGAAGTAGAAGGTGGGCTTGAAGGGCACCCTCAGTCAGTTGCTATGTTTGGGCGCTTGAAAAAGCCGATGTCTGGTGTTGAATTTGCGAGTAAGATCAACCAAGTTCTTGAAAGAGAGCCTCTGCATATCGCTCCAGAGAATACTGATAAGATGATTGAGACAGTCGGCTGGTGCACTGGTGGAGGGCAGGATTTCATTGAACTTGCTGTACAGCACGGGCTGGATGCATTTATCTCTGGAGAAATTTCAGAGCGCACCACTTATACCGCTCGTGAAATGGACATTCATTACTTTGCTGCAGGTCATCATGCTACTGAGCGTTATGGTGTTCAGGCCTTAGGCAAATGGCTAGCGGATGAATACGGCCTACATGTGGAGTTTATCGATATAGATAATCCGGTTTAA